The following proteins are encoded in a genomic region of bacterium:
- a CDS encoding four helix bundle protein — MQNYKSNFKKDFKKRLYNFTLRLIEFIDKLPKDSVSQRIGDQLLRSGTSIIGNYIEGQAASSKKDFTNFFDTSLKSTNESKLWLALLRDSKRAKPEEVAWFLKELEEFGNIFASSILTLKGKR; from the coding sequence ATGCAAAATTACAAATCAAATTTCAAAAAGGATTTCAAGAAAAGACTGTATAACTTTACTCTGCGACTTATAGAATTCATCGATAAGTTACCAAAGGATAGTGTTTCTCAAAGAATTGGTGATCAATTATTACGGAGTGGTACAAGCATCATTGGGAATTATATTGAAGGGCAGGCGGCGAGTAGTAAAAAAGATTTTACTAATTTCTTTGATACATCTCTAAAATCAACTAATGAAAGTAAGTTATGGCTTGCATTACTTCGTGATAGTAAACGTGCTAAACCAGAGGAAGTAGCATGGTTTCTCAAAGAGTTGGAGGAATTTGGTAATATCTTTGCTTCAAGTATTTTAACGCTGAAAGGAAAGAGATAA